The following are from one region of the Segatella oris genome:
- a CDS encoding ABC transporter ATP-binding protein, with amino-acid sequence MNCKTLLKIPKFKYDARTLLKWLWNAWRGNQLQAVLNASIGLLSVGVSLGHVWAMKRAIDVASGTVEGNLYWAVGVMAVLILLDFALNIAGTWVRNILGIKAQNRMQQRMLDRLLRAEWKGRNHHHSADILNRLEFDVNNVVNFLTETIPSTLSVLAMFIGAFLYLFSMDKVLAVIVIGIFPMFLAVSKIYVGQMRHLTRQVRDSDSKVQSVLQETIQHRMLIKTLESDSAMVERLGNTQSELRHRVVRRTKFSVFSNMVVNFGFAFGYLVAFLWAAIRMSAHTLSFGGMTAFLQLVNRIQGPARNLTKLVPAFVSVFTAAERLMELEEDPLEEQGTPIYIKAPCGIRLQNVGYAYEDGGGDKVIDGLSFDFKPGSCTAILGETGAGKTTLVRMILALVQPQDGKIEIYHGSTHQALSPLHRCNFVYVPQGNTLMSGTIRENLRLGKLDATDEEMLHALHVSCADFVNDLPDGLNTLCSEQGGGLSEGQAQRIAIARSLLRDRSVMLFDEATSALDPDTERQLLNNILSAHDKTIIFITHRPAVIDYCYQTLKLEKI; translated from the coding sequence ATGAACTGCAAGACATTATTAAAGATTCCGAAGTTCAAATACGATGCACGGACATTGCTTAAATGGCTTTGGAATGCGTGGAGAGGCAATCAGTTGCAGGCTGTTCTCAATGCTTCTATCGGTCTTCTGTCGGTAGGTGTGAGCCTCGGTCACGTATGGGCGATGAAGCGGGCCATTGATGTGGCCTCGGGAACAGTGGAAGGTAACCTCTATTGGGCAGTCGGAGTAATGGCCGTTCTGATACTACTCGACTTTGCATTGAATATTGCAGGCACATGGGTTCGCAACATCTTAGGCATCAAGGCACAGAACCGCATGCAGCAACGCATGCTCGATCGGCTGCTGAGAGCAGAGTGGAAAGGGCGCAATCATCATCATTCTGCCGACATTCTCAACCGACTTGAGTTTGATGTCAACAACGTTGTGAACTTCTTAACCGAGACAATTCCAAGCACACTCTCCGTATTAGCCATGTTCATAGGCGCCTTTCTCTATCTCTTTTCAATGGACAAGGTGCTGGCTGTCATAGTGATTGGCATCTTCCCTATGTTCTTGGCAGTGAGTAAAATCTATGTAGGACAGATGCGACATCTCACCCGTCAGGTGCGCGATAGCGACAGTAAGGTGCAGAGTGTGCTGCAGGAAACGATACAACATCGCATGCTTATCAAGACATTAGAGAGCGACAGCGCCATGGTTGAACGGTTAGGCAACACGCAGAGCGAGCTTCGTCATCGCGTTGTCCGCCGCACAAAGTTCAGCGTTTTCAGCAATATGGTGGTCAATTTCGGCTTTGCTTTCGGCTATTTGGTGGCTTTCTTATGGGCTGCCATACGCATGTCGGCCCATACATTGAGCTTCGGTGGCATGACAGCTTTCCTGCAATTGGTCAACAGAATACAAGGACCTGCGCGCAACCTGACAAAACTCGTGCCCGCTTTCGTAAGTGTTTTCACGGCAGCCGAACGCTTGATGGAACTTGAAGAAGACCCACTTGAAGAACAAGGTACACCTATTTATATAAAGGCCCCCTGCGGAATACGACTTCAAAACGTAGGTTACGCCTATGAAGATGGTGGCGGAGACAAGGTCATAGACGGGCTTTCGTTCGACTTCAAACCGGGCAGTTGCACAGCCATTCTCGGTGAAACAGGAGCCGGGAAAACGACACTTGTGCGCATGATTTTGGCCTTGGTGCAGCCTCAAGACGGCAAGATTGAGATTTATCATGGCAGCACCCACCAGGCATTGTCACCCCTTCACCGCTGCAATTTCGTTTATGTTCCCCAGGGAAATACGCTCATGAGCGGCACCATACGCGAGAACCTGCGCCTTGGAAAGCTTGATGCCACCGATGAAGAAATGCTCCATGCCCTGCATGTCAGCTGTGCCGACTTCGTCAACGACCTGCCCGACGGTCTCAATACGCTCTGTTCTGAACAGGGAGGAGGCCTCAGTGAGGGGCAGGCTCAACGCATAGCAATAGCCCGAAGCCTGCTGCGTGACCGTTCAGTGATGCTGTTCGACGAGGCAACGAGCGCGCTCGACCCCGACACCGAACGCCAACTGCTGAACAACATCCTTTCTGCTCACGACAAAACAATTATCTTCATCACCCACCGTCCGGCTGTGATTGACTATTGCTATCAAACATTAAAGCTTGAAAAAATATAG
- a CDS encoding NAD kinase translates to MSEHKLVFAIYGNAYKRQAILPFIERAVAYLESHHATPLVEPENIEGVDYVISMGGDGTFLEAANKVGDREIPILGVNMGRLGFLADVLPSEIETTLDHVLRGDHIIEDHTVIKLETNGETVECNPFALNDIAVLKRDSASMISIRAYVNGDFLVNYQADGLIIATPTGSTAYSLSNGGPIIVPQSGSLCITPVAPHSLNIRPIVINDTSVIELEVCSRSHNFLVAVDGRSMKMAEETRLTIRKAPYTIKLIKLKSQRYFSTLHEKLMWGADTRQR, encoded by the coding sequence ATGTCTGAACATAAACTGGTATTTGCAATCTATGGGAATGCGTACAAACGGCAAGCAATTTTACCCTTCATAGAACGTGCAGTAGCCTATCTCGAAAGTCATCATGCAACGCCTTTGGTCGAACCTGAGAATATCGAAGGGGTCGACTATGTGATTTCCATGGGTGGAGACGGCACGTTTCTTGAAGCTGCCAACAAGGTTGGTGACCGTGAAATTCCCATCTTAGGTGTCAACATGGGACGCCTCGGTTTCCTTGCCGATGTGTTGCCAAGTGAAATAGAAACAACCCTCGACCATGTGCTTCGGGGCGATCATATCATAGAGGACCACACGGTTATCAAGCTTGAAACCAACGGCGAAACCGTTGAATGCAATCCTTTTGCACTGAATGATATTGCCGTGTTGAAGCGAGACAGTGCCTCAATGATAAGCATCAGAGCCTATGTGAACGGTGACTTCTTGGTGAACTATCAGGCAGACGGACTCATCATTGCTACGCCGACGGGCAGCACAGCCTACAGTTTGTCTAACGGAGGCCCTATCATTGTGCCCCAAAGTGGCAGTCTTTGCATCACTCCTGTGGCTCCCCACAGCTTGAATATCCGTCCGATTGTCATCAATGATACCAGTGTTATAGAACTCGAAGTGTGCTCACGGTCTCATAATTTTCTTGTAGCTGTTGACGGACGAAGTATGAAAATGGCTGAAGAAACACGTCTCACCATCCGCAAGGCACCTTATACTATCAAACTTATCAAATTGAAATCTCAGCGTTATTTCTCCACTTTGCACGAAAAACTTATGTGGGGTGCTGACACACGACAACGATGA
- a CDS encoding DJ-1 family glyoxalase III produces MANVYEFLANGFEEIEGLAPVDILRRGGVDIKTVSITGSEFVETSHGVTVKADLKFEDVADFNDADILLLPGGMPGSTNLNAHEGVKAALKKQFEAGKRVGAICAAPMVLASCGILDDKKATCSPGFEQYFNASTTYTGELIQEDGNVITGEGPAATLPYAYKILSYFIGEDAVKDLETKMQFTHLMTR; encoded by the coding sequence ATGGCAAATGTGTATGAATTTTTAGCAAACGGCTTTGAGGAAATCGAAGGTTTGGCTCCTGTTGACATCCTTCGCAGGGGTGGAGTCGACATCAAAACCGTCAGTATAACGGGGAGTGAGTTTGTAGAAACCTCGCATGGTGTAACGGTCAAGGCTGATTTGAAGTTTGAAGATGTAGCTGATTTCAATGATGCAGACATCCTCTTACTGCCGGGTGGCATGCCTGGGTCTACCAATCTGAATGCTCACGAGGGCGTGAAAGCGGCGTTAAAAAAGCAATTTGAAGCTGGAAAACGTGTCGGAGCAATCTGTGCTGCGCCTATGGTTTTGGCTTCATGTGGTATTCTTGACGACAAGAAAGCTACCTGCAGCCCAGGCTTTGAGCAATATTTCAACGCATCAACGACCTATACCGGCGAACTCATTCAAGAGGATGGAAACGTCATTACGGGTGAAGGGCCGGCGGCTACTCTGCCTTATGCTTATAAGATTTTGAGTTATTTCATTGGCGAAGATGCCGTAAAAGACCTTGAAACAAAGATGCAGTTCACTCATCTGATGACTCGATAA
- a CDS encoding 2-C-methyl-D-erythritol 4-phosphate cytidylyltransferase, with protein MDYIIIVAGGKGMRMGTDIPKQFIPVGGIPVLMRTIERFHEYETALNIILVLPKHQQDYWKALCKEYNFNIPHAIVNGGETRFDSSKNGLAAIPDDAEGVVGIHDGVRPFVSVSVIKECFETAREEYAAIPVLPVTDTIRYIDAHGGGRNVQRSDYRIVQTPQVFDISLLKRAFNQPYQDSFTDDASVVESLGCQVSMVEGNRENIKLTTPFDLKIAETLL; from the coding sequence ATGGACTATATCATTATCGTAGCCGGAGGCAAGGGAATGCGCATGGGAACTGATATTCCCAAGCAGTTCATTCCTGTGGGGGGGATACCCGTTCTCATGCGTACCATTGAGCGTTTTCATGAATATGAAACTGCATTGAATATTATCCTTGTGCTCCCTAAGCATCAGCAGGACTACTGGAAAGCCCTTTGTAAGGAATACAACTTTAATATTCCACATGCCATTGTAAATGGAGGAGAAACACGTTTCGACTCATCAAAGAATGGTCTTGCAGCCATTCCCGACGATGCCGAGGGCGTAGTTGGCATTCATGATGGCGTGCGCCCATTTGTTTCTGTGAGCGTGATTAAAGAATGTTTTGAAACAGCTCGCGAAGAATATGCCGCCATTCCCGTGCTTCCTGTGACCGATACTATCCGCTATATTGATGCTCATGGTGGAGGCCGCAATGTGCAACGTTCTGATTATCGCATAGTACAAACGCCGCAGGTCTTTGATATTTCGCTCTTGAAACGCGCTTTCAACCAGCCTTATCAAGATAGTTTTACCGACGACGCCTCTGTAGTAGAGAGTCTTGGTTGCCAGGTTTCAATGGTTGAAGGCAATCGAGAAAACATCAAACTCACCACTCCCTTTGATCTCAAAATCGCTGAAACACTTCTTTAA
- the recG gene encoding ATP-dependent DNA helicase RecG produces the protein MTSILDQDIMYLPGVGPKRKEILSKELNVQTWRDLLEYYPYKYVDRSKVYAIDELNGTMPFVQIKGKILSFEEFSNGARKKRIVAHFTDGHGVVDLVWFRGAQYIYKTYTLNTEYIVFGKPTIYGGRYQFAHPEIEKAADLQLNEMGMQPYYSTTEKMKNNGMTSRAIEKLTKTLISRLPGGSISETLPPFILRPHHFISREAAFHGIHYPKSLDELQRAQVRLKFEELFYVQLNILRYASDHRRKYRGYVFQHVGQNFNGFYHNNLTFELTGAQKRVMHEIRNDMASGKQMNRLLQGDVGSGKTLVALMTMLIAIDNGFQACIMAPTEILAEQHYATIKEFLKGIDVRVELLTGIVKGKRRKQVLEALAVGDVKILVGTHAVIEDTVQFARLGLAVVDEQHRFGVAQRARLWAKSETPPHILVMTATPIPRTLAMTIYGDLDVSVIDELPPGRKPIQTIHKFDNQMTSLYNGIRQQIRQGRQVYIVFPLIKENEKNDLKDLEKGYESLLEIFPEFRISKVHGKMKPAEKEEEMRRFVSGETQILVATTVIEVGVNVPNASVMVILDAQRFGLSQLHQLRGRVGRGAKQSYCILVTGYKLSEETRKRIDIMCDTNDGFRIAEADLKLRGPGDLEGTQQSGIAFDLKIADIARDGQLVQLARDEAKKIIDNDPTCEKTEYQLLWTRLKELRKTNINWAAIS, from the coding sequence ATGACCAGCATTCTCGATCAGGATATCATGTATCTGCCAGGCGTTGGGCCTAAGCGTAAAGAGATATTGAGCAAGGAACTCAATGTCCAGACATGGCGTGATCTGCTGGAATACTACCCTTATAAATACGTCGATCGCAGCAAGGTATATGCTATCGACGAGCTTAACGGCACCATGCCCTTTGTTCAAATCAAGGGAAAGATACTCAGTTTCGAGGAGTTCTCAAATGGAGCGAGGAAGAAACGCATTGTTGCTCACTTCACTGATGGGCACGGAGTGGTCGACTTAGTGTGGTTTCGTGGGGCGCAATATATCTATAAAACCTACACGCTTAATACCGAATACATTGTCTTCGGCAAGCCAACGATCTATGGAGGACGCTATCAATTCGCTCATCCTGAAATCGAAAAAGCCGCCGATTTGCAGCTCAATGAGATGGGCATGCAGCCCTATTACTCCACAACTGAGAAGATGAAAAACAACGGAATGACGAGCCGTGCCATTGAAAAACTAACGAAAACGCTTATCAGTCGACTTCCCGGAGGTTCTATTTCGGAAACACTTCCACCCTTTATCCTGCGCCCTCACCATTTTATATCACGCGAGGCAGCTTTCCACGGCATACATTATCCGAAATCACTCGACGAACTCCAGCGTGCACAAGTGCGTCTGAAGTTCGAAGAACTGTTTTATGTGCAGCTCAACATCCTGCGCTATGCCAGCGATCATCGACGCAAATACCGCGGTTATGTGTTCCAACACGTGGGGCAAAACTTTAATGGTTTCTATCATAACAATCTCACTTTTGAACTCACTGGGGCACAGAAACGCGTCATGCATGAGATACGTAACGACATGGCAAGCGGCAAACAGATGAACCGTTTGCTGCAGGGTGATGTGGGATCAGGCAAGACTCTCGTGGCCTTAATGACCATGTTGATAGCCATTGACAATGGTTTTCAAGCCTGCATCATGGCACCAACCGAGATATTGGCCGAGCAACACTACGCTACAATCAAAGAGTTTCTGAAAGGAATAGACGTTCGTGTGGAGCTGCTCACAGGCATTGTAAAAGGCAAACGACGCAAACAAGTACTCGAAGCTTTAGCTGTCGGCGATGTAAAAATACTCGTTGGAACACATGCTGTGATTGAAGATACCGTGCAGTTTGCCCGACTCGGTCTGGCCGTTGTCGACGAACAGCATCGCTTCGGAGTGGCCCAGCGCGCCCGATTATGGGCAAAAAGCGAAACCCCACCACATATATTGGTCATGACGGCAACGCCAATTCCGCGCACATTGGCTATGACTATCTACGGCGATCTCGACGTAAGTGTCATTGATGAACTGCCTCCTGGCCGAAAACCCATACAGACCATACACAAGTTCGACAACCAGATGACGAGCCTTTACAACGGCATTCGCCAGCAAATCCGGCAGGGACGGCAAGTCTATATCGTGTTTCCACTGATAAAAGAAAATGAGAAAAACGACCTCAAAGACCTTGAAAAGGGTTACGAGTCGCTGCTTGAAATCTTCCCGGAGTTCCGCATCAGCAAGGTACATGGCAAGATGAAACCGGCTGAGAAGGAAGAGGAAATGCGACGTTTCGTCAGCGGTGAAACTCAAATTCTTGTTGCCACAACCGTCATAGAGGTAGGTGTTAACGTGCCAAATGCCTCTGTTATGGTCATACTTGATGCCCAACGCTTCGGCCTTTCACAGCTTCATCAGCTGCGAGGACGTGTAGGTCGCGGTGCAAAACAATCATATTGCATCCTCGTTACGGGTTATAAACTCAGCGAAGAAACCCGCAAACGCATTGATATCATGTGCGATACCAACGATGGTTTCCGCATTGCAGAAGCCGATCTCAAGCTACGTGGCCCCGGAGATCTTGAAGGAACACAGCAAAGTGGCATCGCTTTCGACCTTAAGATAGCTGACATTGCACGCGATGGACAGTTAGTTCAGCTTGCACGTGACGAGGCCAAGAAGATTATCGACAATGATCCTACATGCGAAAAGACTGAATATCAGCTGCTCTGGACACGCTTGAAAGAGTTAAGAAAAACTAATATCAATTGGGCTGCAATATCTTGA
- a CDS encoding M23 family metallopeptidase yields the protein MSLRKRIRRFTIALLFALTVLPTSVQAQDLLARQAPVDRKMKAVDTLVLRSIIEREQEQSPAASLYNDWDNRYAHRRTEMPDTFKIDLRHFCMPTNSRVVTSNFGSRWGRQHKGLDIKVYIGDTIRAAFSGKVRIVRYEAGGYGKYIVIRHPNGLETIYGHLSEQLVTENQVVRAGEIIGLGGNTGRSTGSHLHFETRLCGVALNPALMFDFRNQDVTGDYFIYNVNTYDELSAEATRLRGKIGNGGYTRDLVQNGELGSYKNKQSADNGDLLYHKVKAGETLASIAKMRGVTVEKICSLNHLSATSRVRPGMILRYS from the coding sequence ATGAGTTTAAGAAAAAGAATTAGAAGATTTACAATAGCATTATTGTTTGCATTGACAGTTTTACCTACTTCTGTGCAAGCTCAAGACCTCTTAGCACGTCAAGCACCTGTTGATCGCAAGATGAAAGCCGTAGATACACTCGTACTTCGCAGCATTATCGAACGCGAACAGGAACAATCTCCGGCAGCAAGTCTCTATAATGACTGGGACAATCGCTATGCACATCGTCGCACAGAGATGCCCGACACCTTCAAGATTGACCTCCGTCACTTCTGCATGCCTACCAACAGCCGCGTCGTTACGAGTAATTTCGGCAGTCGATGGGGGCGTCAACACAAGGGATTAGATATCAAAGTTTATATCGGCGACACTATCCGTGCGGCTTTTAGTGGTAAGGTTCGCATCGTAAGATATGAGGCTGGAGGCTACGGAAAATATATTGTTATCCGCCATCCAAACGGACTTGAAACCATCTATGGACACCTTTCAGAACAGCTTGTCACTGAAAATCAAGTCGTACGTGCAGGCGAAATCATCGGTTTAGGCGGTAATACGGGCCGGAGTACTGGTTCACATCTCCACTTCGAAACCCGTCTCTGCGGTGTTGCACTCAATCCCGCACTGATGTTTGACTTCCGTAATCAGGATGTCACGGGCGACTACTTTATCTATAATGTCAATACTTACGATGAACTTTCTGCTGAAGCAACACGTCTGAGAGGCAAGATTGGAAACGGCGGTTACACGCGTGATCTTGTTCAGAATGGCGAACTTGGCAGCTACAAGAATAAGCAATCGGCTGACAACGGAGACCTTCTCTATCATAAAGTCAAGGCTGGCGAAACCCTTGCTTCCATTGCCAAGATGCGTGGTGTGACGGTTGAGAAGATCTGTAGTCTCAACCATTTGAGCGCTACTTCACGCGTTCGTCCGGGCATGATCCTACGATATTCCTAA